One Cellulomonas sp. NS3 genomic region harbors:
- a CDS encoding bifunctional aldolase/short-chain dehydrogenase, producing MTHTPAADLIARSNRLGADPRTTNYAGGNTSAKGTATDPVTGEDVELLWVKGSGGDLGTLTEQNLAVLRLDRLRALADVYPGVEREDEMVAAFDYCLHGKGGAAPSIDTAMHGLLDAAHVDHLHPDAGIALATAADGEALTREIFGDRVAWVPWRRPGFQLGLDIAAIAAANPEAIGCILGGHGITAWGGTSDEAEARSLEIIAAAEGFVAERERRLAAEDRHAFGAVVPGREALPEAERRARAAALAPVVRGLASTDRPQVGHLTDSDVVLDFLSRDRLAALAALGTSCPDHFLRTKVTPLVVDLPADAPLEDVVARLQELHAAYRADYAAYYARHATPDSPPMRGADPAIVLVPGVGMFSFGKDKQTARVAGEFYVNAINVMRGAEAISTYAPIDEAEKFRIEYWALEEAKLQRMPRPRPLAARVALVTGAGSGIGRAIAERLAAEGACVVVADLNLDGAQEVAASLGGPDVAVAVRADVTSEDDVRALVDAAALAFGGVDLVVNNAGLSISKPLLETTVRDWDLQHDVMAKGSFLVSREAARAMVAQGMGGDVVYIASKNSLFAGPNNIAYSATKADQAHQVRLLAAELGAHGIRVNGVNPDGVVRGSGIFAGGWGAQRAATYGVPEEELGQYYAQRTILKKEVLPEHVAAAVFALTGPDLVQTTGLHVPVDSGVAAAFLR from the coding sequence ATGACGCACACCCCTGCGGCCGACCTCATCGCCCGGTCGAACCGCCTCGGCGCCGACCCGCGCACGACCAACTACGCGGGCGGCAACACGTCCGCCAAGGGCACCGCGACGGACCCCGTCACCGGCGAGGACGTCGAGCTGCTGTGGGTCAAGGGCTCGGGCGGCGACCTCGGCACGCTGACCGAGCAGAACCTGGCCGTGCTGCGCCTGGACCGGCTGCGCGCGCTCGCGGACGTCTACCCGGGCGTCGAGCGCGAGGACGAGATGGTCGCGGCGTTCGACTACTGCCTGCACGGCAAGGGCGGTGCGGCGCCGTCGATCGACACCGCGATGCACGGGCTGCTCGACGCCGCGCACGTCGACCACCTGCACCCGGACGCCGGGATCGCGCTCGCGACCGCGGCGGACGGCGAGGCGCTGACCCGCGAGATCTTCGGCGACCGGGTCGCCTGGGTCCCGTGGCGTCGGCCCGGGTTCCAGCTCGGTCTCGACATCGCGGCGATCGCGGCGGCGAACCCCGAGGCGATCGGCTGCATCCTCGGCGGCCACGGCATCACCGCGTGGGGCGGGACGTCCGACGAGGCGGAGGCCCGCTCGCTCGAGATCATCGCCGCGGCCGAGGGCTTCGTGGCGGAGCGCGAGCGCCGCCTGGCCGCCGAGGACCGGCACGCGTTCGGCGCGGTCGTCCCCGGGCGGGAGGCGCTCCCCGAGGCCGAGCGGCGCGCCCGCGCGGCGGCCCTGGCCCCGGTCGTCCGCGGTCTCGCGAGCACCGACCGCCCGCAGGTCGGCCACCTCACGGACTCGGACGTCGTCCTCGACTTCCTGTCCCGCGACAGGCTCGCGGCGCTCGCGGCCCTCGGGACGTCGTGCCCCGACCACTTCCTGCGGACCAAGGTCACGCCGCTCGTCGTCGACCTGCCGGCGGACGCGCCCCTCGAGGACGTCGTCGCCCGGCTCCAGGAGCTGCACGCGGCCTACCGCGCGGACTACGCCGCGTACTACGCGCGCCACGCGACGCCGGACAGCCCGCCCATGCGCGGGGCGGACCCGGCGATCGTGCTCGTGCCCGGCGTCGGGATGTTCTCGTTCGGCAAGGACAAGCAGACCGCGCGCGTCGCGGGGGAGTTCTACGTCAACGCGATCAACGTCATGCGCGGCGCCGAGGCGATCAGCACCTACGCGCCCATCGACGAGGCGGAGAAGTTCCGGATCGAGTACTGGGCGCTCGAAGAGGCCAAGCTCCAGCGCATGCCGAGGCCCCGGCCGCTCGCGGCCCGCGTCGCGCTCGTGACCGGCGCCGGCTCGGGCATCGGCCGCGCGATCGCGGAGCGGCTCGCCGCCGAGGGCGCGTGCGTCGTCGTCGCCGACCTGAACCTCGACGGTGCCCAGGAGGTCGCCGCGTCGCTCGGCGGACCCGACGTCGCCGTCGCCGTCCGCGCGGACGTCACGTCGGAGGACGACGTGCGCGCGCTGGTCGACGCGGCGGCGCTCGCGTTCGGCGGGGTCGACCTCGTCGTGAACAACGCCGGGCTGTCGATCTCGAAGCCGCTGCTCGAGACCACGGTCCGCGACTGGGACCTGCAGCACGACGTCATGGCCAAGGGGTCGTTCCTCGTCTCGCGGGAGGCCGCGCGGGCGATGGTCGCGCAGGGGATGGGCGGCGACGTCGTCTACATCGCGTCGAAGAACTCCCTGTTCGCGGGCCCGAACAACATCGCGTACTCGGCGACCAAGGCCGACCAGGCGCACCAGGTGCGGCTGCTCGCCGCCGAGCTCGGCGCGCACGGGATCCGGGTCAACGGCGTGAACCCGGACGGCGTCGTGCGGGGGTCCGGGATCTTCGCCGGCGGCTGGGGCGCGCAGCGGGCCGCGACGTACGGGGTGCCGGAGGAGGAGCTGGGTCAGTACTACGCGCAGCGCACGATCCTCAAGAAGGAGGTGCTGCCCGAGCACGTCGCCGCGGCGGTGTTCGCGCTGACCGGGCCGGACCTCGTGCAGACCACCGGGCTGCACGTGCCCGTCGACTCCGGCGTCGCCGCCGCGTTCCTGCGCTGA
- the rhaI gene encoding L-rhamnose isomerase translates to MTTAPSSDRSPGTGSGARPGALPAALDDLAIELPSWAFGNSGTRFRVWPSPGTPRTVQEKLADAAQVHRFTGLAPTVALHIPWDAVDDYAALRRHADDLGVRLGTINSNTFQDERFKFGSLASRDAEVRRAAVEHHLDCLEVMAQTGSRDLKIWLADGTNYPGQDDIRARQDALAESLAAIYAQVGDDQRLVLEYKFFEPAFYHTDVPDWGTAYAQVTALGERAVVCLDTGHHAPGTNIEFIVAQLLRLGRLGSFDFNSRFYADDDLIVGAADPFQLFRILVEVVRGGGLGPGSDVALMLDQCHNVEDKVPGQIRSVLNVQEMTARALLLDREALAAAQQANDVLGAHQVFMDAFYTDVRPALAAWREERGLPADPMAAFLASGYLARIADERVGGTQAGWGA, encoded by the coding sequence GTGACCACTGCTCCGTCCTCCGACCGCAGCCCCGGCACCGGCTCGGGCGCGCGGCCCGGCGCGCTCCCGGCCGCGCTCGACGACCTCGCGATCGAGCTGCCCTCGTGGGCGTTCGGCAACTCCGGCACGCGCTTTCGCGTCTGGCCGTCGCCGGGCACCCCGCGCACGGTGCAGGAGAAGCTCGCCGACGCCGCGCAGGTCCACCGGTTCACCGGGCTTGCCCCCACCGTGGCGCTGCACATCCCGTGGGACGCCGTCGACGACTACGCGGCGCTGCGCCGGCACGCCGACGACCTGGGGGTCCGGCTCGGCACGATCAACTCGAACACCTTCCAGGACGAGCGGTTCAAGTTCGGCTCGCTCGCGTCGCGGGACGCCGAGGTCCGCCGCGCTGCGGTCGAGCACCACCTCGACTGCCTCGAGGTCATGGCGCAGACGGGGTCCCGGGACCTCAAGATCTGGCTCGCCGACGGCACGAACTACCCCGGTCAGGACGACATCCGCGCGCGGCAGGACGCCCTCGCGGAGTCGCTCGCCGCGATCTACGCGCAGGTCGGCGACGACCAGCGGCTCGTGCTCGAGTACAAGTTCTTCGAGCCGGCGTTCTACCACACCGACGTCCCGGACTGGGGCACCGCGTACGCCCAGGTGACGGCGCTCGGGGAGCGTGCGGTCGTGTGCCTCGACACCGGCCACCACGCGCCCGGCACCAACATCGAGTTCATCGTCGCCCAGCTCCTGCGGCTCGGGCGGCTCGGGTCGTTCGACTTCAACTCGCGCTTCTACGCCGACGACGACCTCATCGTCGGCGCCGCCGACCCGTTCCAGCTCTTCCGCATCCTCGTCGAGGTCGTCCGCGGCGGCGGGCTCGGCCCCGGCTCCGACGTCGCGCTCATGCTCGACCAGTGCCACAACGTCGAGGACAAGGTCCCGGGCCAGATCCGCTCGGTGCTCAACGTCCAGGAGATGACCGCCCGGGCGCTGCTGCTCGACCGCGAGGCGCTCGCGGCGGCGCAGCAGGCGAACGACGTGCTGGGTGCCCACCAGGTGTTCATGGACGCCTTCTACACCGACGTCCGGCCCGCGCTCGCCGCGTGGCGCGAGGAGCGCGGCCTGCCCGCCGACCCCATGGCGGCGTTCCTCGCGAGCGGCTACCTCGCGCGGATCGCCGACGAGCGTGTCGGCGGCACGCAGGCCGGCTGGGGCGCCTGA
- a CDS encoding LacI family DNA-binding transcriptional regulator — MAAPTSRRRASVMDVAREAGVSVGTVSNVLNRPDVVKPETRTRVEEAIAALSFVPNGVARQLRSRTVTTVGALVLDIRNPYFTEVARGIEDRLSLDDHMLMLASSDDDPERERRYLRLFEEHGVLGMLVVPGSAGTRAVEELHARGVRVVLLDHPSSVPGVPSVAVDDRAGGALAAGHLLGRGHGRLVLLNGPHSIRQCVDRQRGVRDAVERAGLDPDEVVREVTVSGMDARGGDEAMRRLVAERDGVAPEAVLCVNDLVAIGAQRALRALGGTALLRSTALVGYDDLDISSELASPLTSVRQPALEMGYRAAAILLEGDGATERDVVFQPELVVRDSSTHAG; from the coding sequence ATGGCTGCCCCGACGTCGCGACGGCGTGCGTCCGTGATGGACGTGGCGCGCGAGGCCGGCGTCTCCGTCGGCACCGTCTCGAACGTGCTGAACCGCCCGGACGTGGTCAAGCCGGAGACGCGCACGCGCGTCGAGGAGGCCATCGCCGCGCTGAGCTTCGTCCCGAACGGCGTCGCGCGCCAGCTCCGCTCGCGCACCGTGACGACCGTGGGCGCGCTCGTGCTCGACATCCGCAACCCGTACTTCACCGAGGTCGCGCGCGGGATCGAGGACCGGCTCAGCCTCGACGACCACATGCTCATGCTCGCGAGCTCGGACGACGACCCCGAGCGCGAGCGGCGCTACCTGCGGCTGTTCGAGGAGCACGGCGTGCTCGGGATGCTCGTGGTCCCGGGGTCGGCCGGCACGCGCGCCGTCGAGGAGCTGCACGCCCGCGGGGTCCGCGTGGTGCTCCTGGACCACCCGTCGTCGGTGCCCGGCGTCCCGTCGGTCGCTGTCGACGACCGGGCGGGCGGCGCGCTGGCGGCCGGGCACCTGCTCGGGCGCGGGCACGGCCGGCTGGTGCTGCTCAACGGCCCGCACTCGATCCGGCAGTGCGTCGACCGTCAGCGCGGCGTGCGGGACGCGGTCGAGCGGGCGGGGCTCGACCCGGACGAGGTGGTCCGCGAGGTCACGGTCTCCGGCATGGACGCGCGCGGCGGCGACGAGGCGATGCGCCGCCTGGTCGCCGAGCGTGACGGCGTGGCGCCCGAGGCGGTGCTGTGCGTCAACGACCTCGTGGCGATCGGTGCGCAGCGGGCGCTGCGCGCGCTGGGCGGGACGGCGCTGCTGCGCTCGACGGCCCTCGTCGGGTACGACGACCTCGACATCTCGAGCGAGCTGGCCTCGCCGCTCACGTCGGTGCGCCAGCCCGCGCTCGAGATGGGGTACCGCGCGGCGGCGATCCTGCTCGAGGGTGACGGTGCGACCGAGCGGGACGTCGTGTTCCAGCCCGAGCTCGTCGTGCGCGACTCGAGCACGCACGCCGGCTGA